In Daphnia pulex isolate KAP4 chromosome 7, ASM2113471v1, one genomic interval encodes:
- the LOC124196654 gene encoding homeobox protein B-H1-like isoform X3, with translation MTVDIGLSPASAFDVNLLGGVKLKKIGKNKMTVTRELSTVDDYAVDQKQKLHHHKQQQQQSETAEEPKGNPDRAVMSSATSGPAASSAGSTTASSPSSQAASRPKFMITDILRNDSGPAVSVNSSVYNPSVAAQQQAQQPPPGLPSHHHPFYQFNLAAAAAAAAAYGFNPAGMMPGMMPPLHQFLVGHHQSQQQHHPHHHHPQMGPVGMMPSGLLMGGGPPNSAESSPRDLSFKRSAAAANFASDPNEDDEDEFVDPDGSDHDRDSPIGKADLMLSDDESDISKNDDEDGDKSNNGGGGGGSGHHRHNHSGSTASESGDGPGNKSSSGMSKKARKARTAFTDHQLQTLEKSFERQKYLSVQDRLELAAKLGLTDTQVKTWYQNRRTKWKRQTAVGLELLAEAGNYASLQRMYGGANGYGWPYGPMTQGPPPGPPNSAAAAAAAAASMDLYYRQAAAAAALQKPLPYRLYPGQQQQQQQPGGGGPVHSGHHVGVPAGSSGSPISTSSPLPSHHPYPAGLSPLLSAANSASAGLSSLAAASAAITSQLYPGNNNNNNNNNNGNRADSSS, from the exons ATGACAGTTGACATTGGACTGTCGCCAGCATCAGCCTTCGACGTGAACCTCCTCGGCGGCGTGAAATTGAAGAAGATCGGCAAGAATAAGATGACGGTGACTCGTGAACTGTCGACTGTTGACGACTACGCCGTCGATCAGAAGCAGAAACTTCATCACcacaagcagcagcagcagcagtccgaGACGGCCGAGGAGCCTAAAGGCAATCCGGATCGAGCCGTCATGTCATCGGCCACCAGCGGGCCGGCCGCCTCGTCGGCCGGCTCCACGACGGCCTCGTCGCCGTCGTCACAGGCCGCCAGCCGGCCAAAGTTCATGATCACAGACATTTTGCGCAACGACAGTGGGCCGGCAGTGAGTGTCAACTCGTCCGTTTACAACCCGTCCGTTGCTGCCCAGCAGCAAgcgcagcagccgccgcccgGCTTGCCGTCGCATCACCACCCGTTTTATCAGTTCAATTTGGCGGCGGCcgcggcggccgccgccgcctacGGCTTCAATCCGGCCGGAATGATGCCCGGCATGATGCCGCCGCTCCACCAATTCCTGGTCGGACACCACcagtcccagcagcagcaccatccgcaccaccaccacccgcaAATGGGTCCGGTTGGGATGATGCCGTCCGGCCTGCTGATGGGCGGCGGCCCTCCCAATTCGGCCGAATCGTCACCGCGCGATTTGTCGTTCAAACGATCGGCGGCCGCCGCCAATTTCGCCAGCGACCCCAACgaggacgacgaggacgaGTTTGTCGATCCCGACGGCTCCGATCACGATCGCGACAGTCCCATCGGCAAAGCCGATCTGATGCTCAGCGACGACGAGTCGGATATCT CTAAAAATGACGACGAAGATGGCGACAAGAGCAACAAcggaggcggcggcggaggtAGCGGCCACCACCGCCACAATCACAGCGGGAGCACGGCCAGCGAGAGCGGCGACGGCCCCGGCAACAAGTCCTCGTCGGGCATGAGCAAGAAGGCCAGAAAAGCCCGGACGGCCTTCACCGACCACCAGCTGCAGACGCTGGAGAAGAGCTTTGAACGCCAAAAGTACCTCAGCGTTCAGGACCGGCTGGAACTGGCTGCCAAACTCGGACTGACCGACACCCAAGTCAAAACTTGGTACCAAAACCGCAG AACCAAGTGGAAGAGGCAGACGGCGGTCGGTTTGGAATTGCTGGCCGAGGCCGGAAACTACGCCAGTCTGCAGCGGATGTACGGCGGCGCCAACGGTTACGGCTGGCCTTACGGTCCCATGACCCAGGGACCGCCCCCGGGACCGCCCAACTCGGCGGCAGCGGCCGCCGCAGCTGCCGCTTCGATGGACCTCTACTACCGTCAagcggcggccgccgccgccctcCAGAAGCCGCTACCTTACCGGCTCTAccctggccagcagcagcagcagcagcaaccgggCGGCGGTGGGCCGGTTCATTCGGGCCACCACGTCGGAGTGCCGGCCGGCTCGTCCGGCAGTCCCATTTCCACCTCGTCGCCACTGCCCAGCCATCATCCGTACCCGGCGGGATTGAGTCCGCTGCTCAGCGCGGCCAATTCGGCCTCGGCCGGACTCAGTTCCTTGGCCGCCGCCTCGGCGGCCATCACGTCTCAGCTCTACccgggcaacaacaacaataacaacaacaacaacaacggcaaccGGGCTGATTCGTCGtcataa